In Candidatus Eisenbacteria bacterium, the genomic window GCTGCGCGCCACCAGCTCCGCTCCATCCGGCCGCGTCAGCTTGCGGAAGGCGTCGTCCAGCGCATCGGCTGGAAGCTGTGGATTCAGCCGGGCGAGTGCATCACGCAGCCGCTGTGCGAGCACCACCTGCCCGTAGTCATCGCGCTCGGCGGCGGACTCGCCGGGGGCGATGTCGGCGCCGTTCCGGACCGACCAGCCGCTGCTTTCGAGCCAAGCGAGCGCAGCCTGTTCGACCACGGATTCGGAGAAGGTGCCGCTCATCCTTCACCTTCAATGATTGACCAAACGCGGTGATAGCTTTCGCCTCGGTCGCCAAGCGCGGTTCGCCACGTGCTCACATTCGACGCCCGAAGCTTGGCTCGCACGTCGTTCAGGGGTTCAGACGCGCCAACCCCCAACGACTTGGCCAGTGGCGCGGCAGCCGAGCGCGGTACACCCAGAAGCCGCAGGGCAACGGCCTCGTCCGAGTTCACGCCGTAGTAGACGCGTGCTGGCAGATTGCGAAGAACGCGCTGGTCGTCCGCGGACATCCCGTCGAAGGAGTCGCCGAGCGTAAGCGATTGCAGGGCGGACAGGCCCCACGAGGCCGTCTGCGTGAGCCGACCGAAGACACTTCTGCAGCAGCGGGTCATCGCCGCAACCGGATCTCGGTCGCCCGTGCTTTCCTCGTCTTCACCCGACTTCGTCGAAAAGTACGTCGTCGCCATTTCGGTGAGCGGGCGTCCCTGCACCCAGTCGCAGATGATCCGTGCGAGCATGTCGCCGTCCGGCTGCTCGCCGCCCGTAACCTCCTTGAGCGGCTCCCGCAGTTCGGGCACCTGAAGCAAGACTCCCATCATGCGCCGGAGGTCGTCGCGGCGAGTGCCGAACAGCTCGGGTGACCACACCTCGCTTGTCAGGTTCGCCTCGTTCACGCGGACCAGCGTGTTGCTAACGGACTCCCATGAGAAACCGGTCGCGTCGACGAGCTTCAGTGGCTTGCCCTTGATGCGCTCCGCATAGTTGTAGACGCCCTGCACTAAGCGGTCGGCCCAGCCCTTGTGGCTCTTGCGTAGCGCCTGAAAACCAAGAGTTCCGCGAAGGACCTGCTCGACTTCTGCGGCGAAGCGCTCGTGGTTCCCAATCTGCCGATAGGTGTGCGCGAGGTACTGCACAAACGACGACCATCCCGGCTGGTAGGAAAGCGTCTCGAGTTGGAGCAGCTTTCCTTCAGCATCGGCGCGCTGAACCATCTCAATCAGCGTTGAGTTCAGAGCGCCGACAGACCGGCCGATGAACTCCTTAAGCTTCTCCGCCTTGGCGTCATTGTGCCCGGCAAGCGCAACGATGCCGAGGTCGCCTTGGTCGACGCGCCCGGCACGTCCCGCGATGTTCCAGAAATCCTCCGGCGGCATGTCTTGTCCATACGGATATTGGTGGCTCGCGAAGACGACACCGGAGACGGGAAAGTTCACGCCCTGAGCAATTGTCGTGGTCGCGACAAGCACGCGCAGTTTCGACTGCTCCGTCAGCCACTCAACAAGCGTTCTTGTGTCTTCGGAGAGTCCGGAATGGTGAACACCAACCCCGTACTCGAGCAGCGATGCGAGGGGGAAATCCTGCCCCATCTCATCGACAAGGAACCGCTGAATGTGCGTGAGGTCGGCGCCGCCAACGTCGGAGTGATCTCCCTCAACCTTGAACGCCGCGGCAACTCCCCAGCTGTTTCGGGGCTTATCGACAAGAACGATCACCGTCCCACGCCGCTGCAGGATTTGCGCGGTTGCCGCCGCCAACTTTCCCGGTGAGGTTGAAACCTCAGACCACGACAGCCCCAGCGGGCGCCGATCCCCAACGTCCAGTGCCTCTGGCACGTCGATGGTGTTCCGCGTCGTGTGCTGAGTAACAAGCCGCACCCCGAAGTCACCGCGCCTCTGGCCCTTCTGGGGTCGAGCGATAGCGATCACGCGATCATTGGGACTCCAGTCAACGCCGAGTTCTATGCTGTTGTTGCTGTCGGGAGCCAGCCACCGCGCTATCTCAGCGGCGTTTTGGATGAACGGCGTGAGCATCAGGAATTGCGCGTGTCGACACTCCCGGTTGATCGTGGCAAGCAGGAGCTCCAACTTCAGGCCGCGCGCTTGGGATGCGAGCCCGTGTGCCTCGTCCACGACCACAAGAGTCAACGGCCGACCTATCTTTTCTTCCCAGCCACCACGAAGCATGAGGTCGAGCTTCTCTGGCGTCGTAACGAGGATGCGAAACTGCCGTTCGGCATCAGTGTCGGTCAACATTCCGGCTTCGAGCCCATCAATCTCGAGCGCTGGGCTCACCTTCTCTACGATGCTGCCGAGGGTGGCCAAGTCCCGTCGAAGGCGAAGTGTGAGCTGGTTGACGAGTGCGCGGGTCGGCGCGAGGTAAGCGACCCAACCGCGCTCCTGGTCGAACTGGTTGAGCGCTTGGAGAATGCGGAACTCCGCGATGAACGTCTTTCCGCTCGACGTCGGAAGGCTCACGACGACGGAGCGATGAGCCGAGCCGAGCAGGCCCTTCTCGCGCAAAGTGCGACGCTGCGGCGGGAGCATTTCGAAGATCGGCTGCTTCCGATCGCGCGAAGTCAACGACTCCACGAATCTCGTTACGCGGCTATTCACCGCCCGGGTCACAGTCCAGATGCTGTTATCGACGAGGGCCCGAGCGGTTCGAGCGAGCAGACGAGCCAGAGATTCGCGCTCCATGAGTTGGCCACGCCCGGCAGCACCGATAGCGCGGTCAAACTGCGCCTCAAGCTGTTCCCGCACGTCGAAGTGACCGTCCACCGAGCCCTGAGTGAGAAAGATGCTGAGAATCTCGGCCGCCTTCGCGAGGTGGTACTCCGAGATGAGCTCCCACGCGGGCCGCGCGTCCTTTCGCGTTTCAGCCTGGACGAGGAATTCTGGTTCGTGCTCGAGCTGGTTGGTACGTAATGCAGCCACACGCTGCTGCACCAAGTCCAGATCCCCCCAACCGTGCTTTCGGAAGAGCCGCAACCAGATGTCGAGGATGCAAGCCCAGACGCGGATGCCCCAGTCTTCCGAGTCCAGCGGGAGTTGCGGCAGGTCTTCTTCGATGAGAAGACGCCGAACGTCGGCCCCACGGTCGCCGAGTACGCCGAGGCAACCGAGGCGCACGAGCCATTCCGCCGCATCAATGGGCGCCCGGGGACACGCCAACGCGCGTGCAACTTGGAAGGCATCCGTGGCAGCGGATTGAAGGACCTCGGTGTTGTCTCCGTCGAGCAGCTCAAAGACGCGCAGTTCAAGGCCGTTCGCTACGAAGCGAAGCTGGTCGTCCGGAAACTCTCCGGCACCTTCAACCCCGAGCGCGCTGCGAAGGCGCCGCCGGCCAGCCTCTTCGACGGCCTTACGGACCTTCTCGGCACCGAGGGACTGAATGATCCAGGAGTCGGCGGTCACGATGCCTCCTCCTTCAACAGCTTCGGCCACTCCGCGATGGGGATCGGCAGATACCAAGCGATCAGCTCGATCCGCGTCGGCTTGCTGAGCTTCTTCGACAGCGCCTGCCCGCGGCTCTTCAGATCGAACTCGCTTGGCGCGGTGTCGCGTATCAGGATGCCAACGAGCAGCAGCTCCTTGCCCTCAGACTTGAGGTAGCGGCCCACCGCCTTCTCGTACAGGTCGCGGTACGGCTCAGACTGGCATCGTGAATGAAGCCACTTCAGGAGGGCGTGCTGAATGTCGAGGCGCGTAGCGCTTTGCTCGAGCTGCCACGCCATCCCACTGCCACCGTACATCACGTTGGGCGGGGTGTTGGCATCTGATGATGTCTTCACTTCGCCAAACAGGAGCAGGACGGAATCGCCCTCTCCGTAGAAACCGACGAGGTCGCTCCCCGGAAGACTCGCTCTCGGCGTGCGCCTGTCCCGGACGGTGTTCCAGGGCCAGTGGACCTTGCGGCCCGAGTCCTGCCGAAGCGCGCATTCCGCGAGCGCTTCCCCCACCTCCCAGCCTTCGGGCTCCGGCACTGCATTCAACAGGTGCTCGACGAACCCCGTCGCCATACCGGTCGTCGCAAGCCCGCGGAGGTCGGACTCGAACGTTGAGGCAACATCGGCAACACGCGGGCGCACTACCTCTTGCACGAAGCGTTCGAACTGCTTCGCGTCGGCAACGTGGCGTCCTTCCCAGCTCGCCGACGTGGCGCGCCCCGCGTAGCAGATCGCGGAGCTGAGCGTCGCAGTGCCTGTCATGCCACGCCCGCTGGAACGAATCGCTCGGTGTCCTTCACCCGTAGCTCGCCCGAGATGAGCTTGGGCAGCAGCGTGTCGCGCAGGGCGGCGAGGGTGCGGGAGTCGCGCTTGCCCGCGACGATGCGCTCATACCATGGCTGACAGTGCGCGTTGAAAGCAGCCAGCACTTCATCGGACGGCACAACCCCCACAAAGCGATCGATGTCGCCCTTGCCCAGGTGGATCACCGTAGTCGCCGTTTCGGTCGCCTCAATATGTGCCAGTGGCTCGATAATGCTGTTCCGGACAAAGGCGGCTGATGCACTTCCCTTTGGAACGAACACACACACTCGCTGGTTCAGCCAAGCCTCTGCACCGCCCCACAGGTAGGCACGAAACTCGCCGTCCATGCCGACAACGACATCACCTGGGCGAACCACGTAGCCCTTCGGGTGCACCTCGGGCGTCCATACGCCAGGGCTCTCGTCCGCAAGGTCTCGAATGCGAATCAGTGGTTTACCAAGTCCCTCGGTGTTGAACTGCGACGAAGCGAACGGCGCGCCGTAAACAACATCGGCGATCTTGTAGATCGTCCCAACTTCCCACCCCGTCGGAATCTCCCCCAGCTCCGAGTCCTCGAAGGAATCCGGGAAGAGGTCGGCGAGGGGCTTGGGGAGGCCGGGGTCGCGGCCTTCGGCCTTGGCGCGGACGGGGTCGAAGTCCACGAACCACGACTTGAAGAGCGCGCGCGCCATCGCCTCCAGCGTCTCGTTCATCCGCCGGTTCAGTTCGATCTTGTCGTCCAGCGTGCCGAGGAATTGGGCGATGGCACGTTGTTCCTCAACCGGCGGAAACGGCAAGCGCAATGACTTGATCAGAACGCCGCTCAGGTTCTGCTGCGCTGCGCCCGTTGCGAGGCTCTTGAGCTGCGAACGAACCTGAAGCAACTGAAAGTAGAGGAATCGGTAGTCGGCTTCTGCCGGGTTCACGATCAGTGCGCTGCATGCCTGATTGCACGTCATCGGGCGTCGCAGAATTCCAAGCTGGCCCACGGTGGCGCCGTACATCGCAACTAGGACGGTGTGCGCCGGAAGCACCTTCGCTGACGATGACGCCACCGCTTCTTCAGTAATGTGCTCTTCGGTGTCATCAATCCACTTGTCCTGCAACTCCTGCGTCTTGACCCATGGCCACGTGCCGTCGGCGTAGTAGGCTGGTTCGCGTCGGCTGGGTGTGCCGCCACTCGTCACGCGAACGCAGATATCTTCGACCGACCTGATCTGCCAGTCCGCCGGCGCAATCGCGCAGAGCTCAGTCTCCATACCCAAGCTCCCTTAGATTCGCGGCAATCGCAGCATCGAGCTTCGCGGCCTCAACCTGCTGCTCGCGCAGCGTCGCGGTGAGCCGCCGCATCTTCTCCTCGAACGGCTCGCCGTCGTCCTCCTGCGCCTCGGCGCCGACGTAGCGGCCAGGCGTAAGCACATGGCCGTGCTTGCGCACCTCGTCGAGCGGCGCGCTCCTGCAGAAGCCGGGCACGTCGGCGTACTCGCCGGCCTCCTTCTCGCCGCGCCAGGCGTGGTAGGTGTCGGTAATGCGGGCGATGTCCTCGTCGGTCAGCTCGCGGTGGGTGCGGTCCACAAGGGGGCCGAGCTTGCGGGCGTCGATGAAGAGCACGTGGCCGCGGCGATCACGGAACTTCCCGTTCTTGCGGTCGCGCGCGAGGAACCACAGGCACGCGGGGATCGGCGTCGAGTAGAAGAGCTGGCCCGGCAGCGCGACCATGCAGTCCACGAGGTCGGCCTCGATCAGGCTCTTGCGGATCTCGCCTTCGCCGGACTGGTTGGACGACATCGAGCCGTTGGCCAGCACGAAGCCGGCCACGCCCGCGGGCGCGAGGTGGTGCACGATGTGCTGCACCCACGCGAAGTTGGCGTTGCCCGCGGGTGGAGCGGCGTACTGCCAGCGCTTGTCGTCGCGCAGGCGCTCGCCGCCCCAGTCGGAGATGTTGAAGGGCGGGTTGGCGAGGATGAAGTCGGCCTTGAGATCTGGGTGGCGGTCGTTGTGGAAGGTGTCGCCCTGCGCGATCTGGCCGCTGTCGATGCCGCGGATGGCGAGGTTCATGCGTGCCAGGCGCCAGGTGGTGTAGTTCGATTCCTGGCCGTAGATCGAGATGTCAGCCTTGGCCTTGGCGCCGGTGTTGCCGCCATGACCGTTGCCCTTGGCGTGCGCGCGGATGAACTCCACCGACTGCACGAACATGCCCGACGAACCGCAGCACGGGTCGTACACCCGGCCGCGGTAGGGCTCGAGCATCTCGACCAGCAGCTTGACCACGCAGCGCGGTGTGTAGAACTCGCCGCCCTTCTTGCCCTCGGCACTGGCGAACTGAGAGAGGAAGTACTCGTAGACGCGGCCAAGCACGTCCTTGGCGCGGCTGGCCTCGTCGCCGACGCGGATGTTGCTGATCATGTCGATCAGCTGGCCCAGGCGCTGCTTGTCGAGCGCGGGGCGGGCGTAGTCCTTGGGCAGCACGCCCTTGAGCGCCGGATTGTCGCGCTCGATGCCGGCCATCGCGTCGTCGACGAGCTGGCCGATGGTGCTCTGGCGCGCCTGCGCCTTCAGGTGCGGCCAGCGCGCCTCGGGCGGCACCCAGAAGATGCTCTGCGCTCGGTACTCATCCGGGTCTTCAGGGTCGCCGCCCTTCGACTTCTCGGCAAGCAGAGCAGCGTGGCGCTCCTCGAAGGCATCGGAGATGTACTTGAGAAACAGCAGGCCGAGGCAGACATGCTTGTATTCGGCCGCGTCCATGCTGCCTCGCAAGGCGTCGGCCATCTGCCAGAGCTGAGCTTCGTAGCCGAGCGGGGCGGCGGCACTGCTCTTCTTCGCCCTCTGTGCCATGAAGTTGGCGGCCTCGTGGGGAGCCGCGCTCAATGCGTCGCGAGCTCGAGATTGGTCAACAGTGCCCGAAGGAGTGAAGCGGGTT contains:
- a CDS encoding DEAD/DEAH box helicase, with the protein product MTADSWIIQSLGAEKVRKAVEEAGRRRLRSALGVEGAGEFPDDQLRFVANGLELRVFELLDGDNTEVLQSAATDAFQVARALACPRAPIDAAEWLVRLGCLGVLGDRGADVRRLLIEEDLPQLPLDSEDWGIRVWACILDIWLRLFRKHGWGDLDLVQQRVAALRTNQLEHEPEFLVQAETRKDARPAWELISEYHLAKAAEILSIFLTQGSVDGHFDVREQLEAQFDRAIGAAGRGQLMERESLARLLARTARALVDNSIWTVTRAVNSRVTRFVESLTSRDRKQPIFEMLPPQRRTLREKGLLGSAHRSVVVSLPTSSGKTFIAEFRILQALNQFDQERGWVAYLAPTRALVNQLTLRLRRDLATLGSIVEKVSPALEIDGLEAGMLTDTDAERQFRILVTTPEKLDLMLRGGWEEKIGRPLTLVVVDEAHGLASQARGLKLELLLATINRECRHAQFLMLTPFIQNAAEIARWLAPDSNNSIELGVDWSPNDRVIAIARPQKGQRRGDFGVRLVTQHTTRNTIDVPEALDVGDRRPLGLSWSEVSTSPGKLAAATAQILQRRGTVIVLVDKPRNSWGVAAAFKVEGDHSDVGGADLTHIQRFLVDEMGQDFPLASLLEYGVGVHHSGLSEDTRTLVEWLTEQSKLRVLVATTTIAQGVNFPVSGVVFASHQYPYGQDMPPEDFWNIAGRAGRVDQGDLGIVALAGHNDAKAEKLKEFIGRSVGALNSTLIEMVQRADAEGKLLQLETLSYQPGWSSFVQYLAHTYRQIGNHERFAAEVEQVLRGTLGFQALRKSHKGWADRLVQGVYNYAERIKGKPLKLVDATGFSWESVSNTLVRVNEANLTSEVWSPELFGTRRDDLRRMMGVLLQVPELREPLKEVTGGEQPDGDMLARIICDWVQGRPLTEMATTYFSTKSGEDEESTGDRDPVAAMTRCCRSVFGRLTQTASWGLSALQSLTLGDSFDGMSADDQRVLRNLPARVYYGVNSDEAVALRLLGVPRSAAAPLAKSLGVGASEPLNDVRAKLRASNVSTWRTALGDRGESYHRVWSIIEGEG
- a CDS encoding restriction endonuclease subunit S yields the protein METELCAIAPADWQIRSVEDICVRVTSGGTPSRREPAYYADGTWPWVKTQELQDKWIDDTEEHITEEAVASSSAKVLPAHTVLVAMYGATVGQLGILRRPMTCNQACSALIVNPAEADYRFLYFQLLQVRSQLKSLATGAAQQNLSGVLIKSLRLPFPPVEEQRAIAQFLGTLDDKIELNRRMNETLEAMARALFKSWFVDFDPVRAKAEGRDPGLPKPLADLFPDSFEDSELGEIPTGWEVGTIYKIADVVYGAPFASSQFNTEGLGKPLIRIRDLADESPGVWTPEVHPKGYVVRPGDVVVGMDGEFRAYLWGGAEAWLNQRVCVFVPKGSASAAFVRNSIIEPLAHIEATETATTVIHLGKGDIDRFVGVVPSDEVLAAFNAHCQPWYERIVAGKRDSRTLAALRDTLLPKLISGELRVKDTERFVPAGVA
- a CDS encoding SAM-dependent DNA methyltransferase, which codes for MAQRAKKSSAAAPLGYEAQLWQMADALRGSMDAAEYKHVCLGLLFLKYISDAFEERHAALLAEKSKGGDPEDPDEYRAQSIFWVPPEARWPHLKAQARQSTIGQLVDDAMAGIERDNPALKGVLPKDYARPALDKQRLGQLIDMISNIRVGDEASRAKDVLGRVYEYFLSQFASAEGKKGGEFYTPRCVVKLLVEMLEPYRGRVYDPCCGSSGMFVQSVEFIRAHAKGNGHGGNTGAKAKADISIYGQESNYTTWRLARMNLAIRGIDSGQIAQGDTFHNDRHPDLKADFILANPPFNISDWGGERLRDDKRWQYAAPPAGNANFAWVQHIVHHLAPAGVAGFVLANGSMSSNQSGEGEIRKSLIEADLVDCMVALPGQLFYSTPIPACLWFLARDRKNGKFRDRRGHVLFIDARKLGPLVDRTHRELTDEDIARITDTYHAWRGEKEAGEYADVPGFCRSAPLDEVRKHGHVLTPGRYVGAEAQEDDGEPFEEKMRRLTATLREQQVEAAKLDAAIAANLRELGYGD